The Dickeya poaceiphila DNA window AACGTCAGGTGGATGCGATCATTGTTTCGACGGCGCTACCGCCGGAGCACCCGTTTTACCAGCGCTGGGCGAATGATCCTCTGCCGGTGATTGCACTCGACCGGGCGCTGGATCGCGAGCATTTCGCCAGTGTAGTTGGGGCGGATATGGAAGACGCGGAAATGCTGGCGCAGGAACTGCGTAAGGTACCGGCGGAGTCGGTGATGTATCTTGGTGCACTGCCGGAGTTATCAGTCAGCTTTTTGCGCGAGCAGGGGTTCCGGCGTGCCTTTGCAGACGATGTGCGCCAGGTGAACTATATCTATGCCAACAGTTATGAACGCAGTGCAGCGGCAGCGGTGTTTGAAGAGTATCTGAACACTCACCCGATGCCGCAGGCGTTGTTTACAACCTCGTTCCCGCTACTGCAAGGCGTGATGGATGTGACGCTCCGGCGGAGTGGCCGTTTGCCGAACAATCTGGCGATCGCCACATTTGGCGATAATGAATTGCTGGATTTTCTGGAATGTCAGGTATTGGCGGTCGCGCAGCGTCACCGTGAAGTCGCGGAGCGGGTGCTGGAATTGGTACTGGCCAGTCTGGATGAGCCGCGCAAACCAAAACCGGGCTTATACCGTATCCGCCGTAATCTCTACCGCCGTGGTTTTCTGAGCCGTCGCTGACGGATACCCTGCGGCGATGGAGTAATTTTTTGCCTCTACGCCGCATAAGATAAATCCTATTTTTATCTCTATTTTTTCTTTCATTTATCTACCCAAAATAATTCGAGTTGCAGGACAACACGCTCGTGTGTTGAACAACGCAACCAACGTACCTGCAACTTGAGGTATGACGGGTATATTACTTACATGACTGTTTATTGTTCAGGGTTAATGACTGACGATTTGTGGATGAGAAGAAACGCTAACCCGGAACAGGCGACGACAATATTCCAGAAAATAACCGTACGCTACACCCATGAACATAGAAATTACCGCATTGCTGGCAACCGCTTTTAGAATTTGCGACGGTTCTGCGCCAATTGTCAGCAGAATAGCGGCATACACTGGCGATTGAAAACTAACGTAGGCAAACAGGTCCGCCATATTTTTTCCCCAGCGTAAATTAGCATTCAGGCGTAGCGCCAGAGCGACAATCCGATCCCGGTAAAGGCCGTAAGGCCAGGCAATAACAATATTGACTGGAATCGACAACAGCCGCGAAGAGAGCGATTGTTCGAAGGTCATGCCGGATAACAGTATTTCGATCACCATGCCGGTTAGAAAGCAATACACCACCATGGCAACGGTATCGGCAACGATGCCGCGAATACGGGAAAGGGGGGAAAACATATCGTACGGCTCCATGGTAGAGGATAATAACGTTAATTTTTTCGTTATTTTATGGTGTTTAGTTTTGCTTTATTGGTTTTTTTGTAGTTTACATGACTATTTATTATCTTTTAACTAGCTTAAAAAACTTATTTTTTCTTATTTTTTGTTCGGCGACGCAACTTTATGGGTTCAAATCGTTTTTTTCATTCGAAAATCGTGAGTTATGCAATTAAACCCATATAAAACAAATAATTAATTTAATATGTATGTCAGAAAAAAAACAAAGCTGAAAAACCATACGTTGCAGCGAAAAAGTTACTGACAGGTAAAGTGCAAGTGAATGTGATCGATACTGGAAATAAAGCCAGTTATTCTATTTAGTTTCGGGAAACGGCGGGCTAATGTTTCACTCGCGCATAGATAACCTAAGTTGAAGTGATTGACTGTGTGGTTCAGGTCAAAAAAATGGGATTTCAGGTTAAATAATTTCATTTTTCCTGCCATTAGCTGTGCTAAAAGGAAAAATAATTTTTAAAAAATCTTAAAAATCAGATGATAAAAATATATCGTGTGCAGAGAGAGATTTAAGAGATACCTATCGAACTGTGGCAGTCAAAATAATATTGCATTGAATAAAAAATTCTATATCTTTGTGCACCGCTCTAAAAGCCATTAATTTTCCTTAAATAATCACGACGTTAATACTAATTATTTCTTTATGGTGACTTTTTTGCGCTTTTTTCGCGCTCTCGCTCTGCGGGAAATAATGCCCAAGCGCATCCGTGCTGGCTTGACAAGCTTTTCATCCCCTCCGTAAACTCTCAATAGTGGGGATTTGTGGGGCAAAGTGGTAAAAAGGGTCATGAAGGGTTAAATACTGTCATGTTTCGTGGGGCGACGTTGGTCAACCTCGATAGTAAAGGGCGGCTTGCCGTTCCCACCCGTTACCGGGATTTACTAAACGAGGAAGCTCAAGGGCAAATGGTATGTACCATTGACCTGCATCAGCCCTGCCTGCTGCTTTACCTGTTACCCGAATGGGAAATTATCGAACAGAAACTTTCTCGCCTGTCGAGTATGAACCCCGCTGAGCGCCGCGTTCAGCGATTGCTGCTCGGACACGCCAGCGAATGCCAGATGGATAACGCCGGAAGGATACTGATTGCATCTACGCTGCGGCAGCATGTGGGTCTTACGAAAGAAGTGATGCTGGTTGGGCAGTTCAACAAGTTTGAACTGTGGGATGAACAGACCTGGTATCGACAAGTCAAGGAAGATATTGACGCTGAGCAGTCAACTCAGGAGCCCTTATCTGAGCGAC harbors:
- a CDS encoding L-alanine exporter AlaE; its protein translation is MFSPLSRIRGIVADTVAMVVYCFLTGMVIEILLSGMTFEQSLSSRLLSIPVNIVIAWPYGLYRDRIVALALRLNANLRWGKNMADLFAYVSFQSPVYAAILLTIGAEPSQILKAVASNAVISMFMGVAYGYFLEYCRRLFRVSVSSHPQIVSH
- the mraZ gene encoding division/cell wall cluster transcriptional repressor MraZ, which gives rise to MFRGATLVNLDSKGRLAVPTRYRDLLNEEAQGQMVCTIDLHQPCLLLYLLPEWEIIEQKLSRLSSMNPAERRVQRLLLGHASECQMDNAGRILIASTLRQHVGLTKEVMLVGQFNKFELWDEQTWYRQVKEDIDAEQSTQEPLSERLRDLSL
- the cra gene encoding catabolite repressor/activator gives rise to the protein MKLDEIARLAGVSRTTASYVINGKAKQYRVSDKTVEKVMAVVREHNYHPNAVAAGLRAGRTRSIGLVIPDLENTSYTRIANYLERQARQRGYQLLIACSEDQPDNEMRCIEHLLQRQVDAIIVSTALPPEHPFYQRWANDPLPVIALDRALDREHFASVVGADMEDAEMLAQELRKVPAESVMYLGALPELSVSFLREQGFRRAFADDVRQVNYIYANSYERSAAAAVFEEYLNTHPMPQALFTTSFPLLQGVMDVTLRRSGRLPNNLAIATFGDNELLDFLECQVLAVAQRHREVAERVLELVLASLDEPRKPKPGLYRIRRNLYRRGFLSRR